Part of the Zygotorulaspora mrakii chromosome 2, complete sequence genome, GAAAAAATTCGCAAACTACATTCAAAATCCGGCCCCTTTGACAATGTAATTCTACTTGGGGATATCGAGAGCTGTATCTATGATATAGATTTGAGTGGACTGCCACCATTAGTATCATTTGGCCCCTTATCAACAAGTGATAAAGAGGGATTACAAAATGTTACCATTTTACGAGGATTTGGTGTTCATGAGACACCTTCAGGATTGCAGGTCGGTTTTATCCAATTCGATGATAAAGAATTAGAACAGAACAGGTCATTTATTCTTGACAAATTTAGCAATCTTAAGGGACCATTAGACATTCTTATTTCACGCCAGTGGAGCGAGTGCATCGCAGACAGAGAGAGTACTACACTGGGGCATGAAGTGATTGATAAAGTCAGTACAGAATGTCAGCCGCAGTACCATTTTTCATACGATGATCCAGACCATTTTTTCGAGCTGGAACCTTTCATGTGGGAAACCAGCAAAATATACACAAGATTCATAAATGTCCCAAGTTTCAATTCAGGCAAAAAATGGGCTTATGCATTCAATATTTATACCGGCACTGATTTAGACAGATATGTGAAACCTCCGAATTTAATAGAGAATCCCTATCGCAGTAAAAAACGTTCATTGGAAGCGACCGCAACAGATGAATTGgcacaaaaaaaacttaAGACAATTCTACCCAGCAATTGTCATTTTTGCTTCACCAACCCAAATGTGGAAGATCATATGTTTATATCTATCAGCAGTACTGCGTATTTGACCATTGCTAAAGGCCCTTTGTCAGTGCCCAGAGGTGAAATGAACTTTTCTGGACATTGTCTTCTTGTACCGATTGAACATATACCGAAAGTTAAACTCATCGATGACGATTCTCAAGCAGCAAAACTTTTAGAGGATCTCAATTCCTATGAACGGAGTATAGTCAAAATGAACTatagaaaatttgatatgtCGACAGTTGTCTTTGAAATACATTCTGATAACTCTATCCATTTTCATAAGCAGCTAATTCCAGTTCCTAAGtatttgataatgaaattcAGCCAGGCTCTGGATAGGCAGTTGTCTCTCAATAAcgagaaatatttgaataatgGGAAATTGGATTTTAAGCTCTTCAAATCGAATAAAGACAAAGAATATATAAGAATTGCTGATGACAGAAAGAATAACTACTTGCAATTCACTGTCTACCCAACAAATGAGGCAGAACCAGAAGTTTATTTAAGTTTATTTGAGCCAAATAATAGGATGGATTTACAATTCGGGAGAAGAGTCCTGGCATTTCTGCTGCGACTACCGAAAAGAGTGATTTGGAATTCACC contains:
- the DRN1 gene encoding Drn1p (similar to Saccharomyces cerevisiae YGR093W; ancestral locus Anc_3.431), coding for MPKLKILILHSTADDLSIVIEKIRKLHSKSGPFDNVILLGDIESCIYDIDLSGLPPLVSFGPLSTSDKEGLQNVTILRGFGVHETPSGLQVGFIQFDDKELEQNRSFILDKFSNLKGPLDILISRQWSECIADRESTTLGHEVIDKVSTECQPQYHFSYDDPDHFFELEPFMWETSKIYTRFINVPSFNSGKKWAYAFNIYTGTDLDRYVKPPNLIENPYRSKKRSLEATATDELAQKKLKTILPSNCHFCFTNPNVEDHMFISISSTAYLTIAKGPLSVPRGEMNFSGHCLLVPIEHIPKVKLIDDDSQAAKLLEDLNSYERSIVKMNYRKFDMSTVVFEIHSDNSIHFHKQLIPVPKYLIMKFSQALDRQLSLNNEKYLNNGKLDFKLFKSNKDKEYIRIADDRKNNYLQFTVYPTNEAEPEVYLSLFEPNNRMDLQFGRRVLAFLLRLPKRVIWNSPICKQSKEQEEKEVLQFQKSYAEYDVAK